In Schistocerca serialis cubense isolate TAMUIC-IGC-003099 chromosome 3, iqSchSeri2.2, whole genome shotgun sequence, the following proteins share a genomic window:
- the LOC126471538 gene encoding RING finger protein 11, with amino-acid sequence MGNCLKGTTADDISLLRGSETNRDSTSSDQLGPPPPYQQEPTPVYYPSPNVSRPVTQLTEEEQVKIAKRIGLIQHLPTGTYDGCKKNRECVICMVEFNVNDPVRYLPCMHIYHVQCIDDWLMRSFTCPSCMEPVDAALLTSYETNN; translated from the exons ATGGGAAACTGTCTCAAAGGAACAACTGCAGACGACATTTCGCTTTTAAGGGGATCGGAAACAAACAGGGATTCAACTTCGTCAGATCAGCTTGGTCCACCACCTCCGTACCAG CAAGAGCCTACtcctgtatattacccatctccaAATGTAAGTAGGCCAGTGACCCAACTTACGGAAGAGGAGCAGGTCAAAATTGCTAAAAGAATTGGATTAATTCAACATTTACCTACTGGAACATACGATGGTTGTAAAAAGAACAGAGA atgtgtGATCTGTATGGTGGAATTTAATGTGAATGACCCAGTACGATACCTGCCATGTATGCATATTTATCATGTTCAGTGCATTGACGATTGGTTAATGAGGAGTTTCACGTGTCCTTCATGTATGGAGCCTGTGGATGCAGCATTACTGACAAGTTACGAAAcgaataattaa